In the genome of Nomascus leucogenys isolate Asia chromosome 12, Asia_NLE_v1, whole genome shotgun sequence, the window AAACtggatttctgattttttgtgAAGAGCAAAGAACATGAAATACCTACTCATATTGAGTCTTAGCACCTAATTATAACTTAGCATATTGACAGCATTGACAGCTTTTTCTTTtggacatagtcttgctctgttgcccaggctggagtgcagtggtgcagtcttggctcactgtaacctctgcctcccgggttcaagtgattctcatgccttagcctcctgagtagctgggactacagggcacatcaccatgctcagtttaaatttgtatttttagtagaaatggagtttcactgtgctgcccaggctgatttcgaactcctgagctcaggcaatccacccgcctcagcctcccaaagtgctaggattacaggcgtgagccactgcgcccggccaagatgcAGCATTTTTATGGTTTAGACAAACCAGAAGCAATTGGTGCTGGAGACTAACTTCCATGTTTAACCCTATATAATCCATTCTTCACGCAGCAGTTaaggtgaataaataaattgatgtCATTTCTCAACTTAAAACTTTAATAGCTTCCTGTAACGCAGAGCATAAAACTCAAACTCCCTAACAGGGATGAGTTGgttttttgccttttcatttgaATCAACCGTTTAGCCTCATGGGCCATCTGTGTGCCTTCTAAAATGGCAAGTTCTTTCCTGTCTCGAGTCTTTTTGTGCTATTATTTCTGCCCTGCAGCTCTCTTCTCCACGTTGTTCAGATAGCTGACTTCTTATCCTCTAGACCAGATACATCCCACTTACAAGCATGAATTAGGAATTTTGTCCTCATggaacatcatagaatgtacttgcacaaacctagatggtattgttgctcctaggctacagacCTGGGCAGCGTGTTACTGTGTTGAATATCctgggcaattgtaacacagtgcttgtatttgtgcatctaaacatagaaaagtgtaaaagataaaaacagtatACCTGTAGTTACCATGAagggagcttgcaggactggaggTTGCTCtgggtgaatcagtgagtgagtggtgcaTGAATGTGAAGCCCTTAAGagattactgtacactactgtagactttataaacaccaCACTTGGGCTACAttgtgtattatttaaaatattcttttttcaataattaacagcttactgtacttttataaactttctaatttttttaacttttaaacttttgtaaTACGTACCACatgtaattgtatgtgctataacTGTATACaactgggccgggcatggtggctcacgcctgtaatcccagcactttgggaggccgaggcaggcagatcacctgaggttgggagttcaagaccagcatggccaacatggtgaaaccccatctctactaaaaatacaaaaattagctgggcatggtggcgcatgcctgtaatagctattcaggaagcagaggcgggagaatcacttgaacccaggaggtggaagttgcaatgatcTGGagtgctgagatcatgccactgccctccagcctggacgacaagagtggaagtccatctcaaaaaaaaaaaaaaatttgatgattGGCAATGCAGTAGGTGTGTTTACACCAACATCACCACAAATGTGAGTAATGTGTTGCCCTACAAACTTAGCATGGCTATATCACTAGGGCATAGGaatttttcttacttatttttttttttttgagatggactttcgctcttgtccaggctggagtgtaatggtgcgatctccgctcactgcgacctctgcctccgggttcaagcgattctcctgcctcagcctcccaagtagctgggattacaggcatgtgccaccacatccagctaatgtatttttagtagagacggggtttctccatgttggtcaggctggtctcgaactcccaacctcacgtgagccaccgcacctggcaggaatttttcaactccatcaAAATCTTATGAACCCACCGTCATATATATGGTCTGTGATTGACTGAAACATCGTTATGTGGCAGATGACTGTATTTACTCCATGGCTCTAATTCTTTGTTAACTTCTATGACTTCACTTTCAGAacaagctccatgagagcaggacGGTAGGTGTTCAACAGATATGTATTAaatgaagggaaggagaaaatggggaaaaagagGTCCTTAGAAATCTGAGCTAACTAACATCTCAAGGAGTTTCCTGTTGCAAAATAGGGATCTTATAAAGAAGAGTTTGGAGGGTGGCCAGGAGAAGGGCAACAAAGGCAAAGCTCTCCTTGAAGGTGCagcttgcttctttctttccttccttttcttttcttttcttttcttttcttttccttttctttctttctttctttctttctttctttctttctttctttctttctttctttctttttctttcttcttccttcttcctttttctttctcttctttattttcttctttctctttctttaactctctctcatttttgagacaaagactcactgtgtcacccaggttggagtgcagtggtgcaatcttggctcactgcaatctccacttcctagGCTCATGCAGTCgtacctcagcctgccaagtagctggaaccacaggcgcatgctaccacacctggctgattgtgtgtgtgtgtgtgtgtgtgtgtgtgtgtgtgtgtgtgtgtgtgtgtgttttggtagagatggagttttgccgtgttgcccaggctggtctcaaactgggctcaagctatccacccagtctcagcttcccaaaatgctgggattacaggtgaaagccactgcacctggcctgaacatGCAGCTTTCTGATAAGCCTTGTCTCTAACCAGTACACCCACTGTTGTCATCCTCCCCTGTTCTTGGGAATGGGGTAAGTCATTCTTCCTGTATATCgacttttgaaagaaaggacatAATAGTGGAtttatggtgtttttgtttgtccAATACAGTGTCTTCCCTTTTAGTAATTCCCCCACTGAGCATATGTCTGAAGGTAGGCCAATTGTGGTACCTCACTGCCATTCTAGGGCAGTGGGTCTCGAACTTCAGTGTGCATCAGATTCATcggcaggtctttttttttttttttgagacacagtctccctctgttgtccaggctggagtgcagtggcgcgatcttggctcactgcaacctacaccctctcaggctcaagcaattctcatgcctcagcctcccaagtagctgggattacagggatgcaccaccacattcggctaatttttgtatttttagtagaaacaggtttcaccatgttggctaggctagtctcgaactcctgacctcaaatgatccggccgcctcggccacccaaagtgctgggattgcaggcatgagccactgcacccggccatctaCAGGTCTTTTAAAACTCAgactgtggccaggcatggtggctcatgtcacctcaggatcacctgaggtcaggagatcaagaccagcctgaccaacgtggtggaaccccatctctactaaattagccaggcgtggtgacacatgcctgtaatctcagatactcaggaggctgagacaggagaattgcttgaacccgggaggcggaggttgcagtgagccgagatcataccactgcactccagcctggatgacagagggagactgtgtctcaaaaaaaaaaaaacaaaaaacacctcagATTTCAGGGCCTCAGACCTACAGTTTATCGGTCAAGGTGGATAGAATTTGTAtgtctaacaagttcccaggggaTGCTAATGCTGATcgggaaccacactttgagaagcacttgCATAAGGGATGGACATTTGAGCCAAGCCAGACTAATTGTCCTTATCTGGTATTGTTCATACTGGAATTAGGAAAAGCAGCCCTTGGCTTCACTGGCCATATGCCATAAGGACATGAGACCTAAAGTGCCATGTACTCCTGCCATGCAGAGAAGCCAGATCAAAAGAATCTAACACAGGGGCAAAAGCCAAGAGATAAAGAAAGCTTAACTGTGGCACTAGCGCCCCCGATTCAGTCATCCATCAGGTCAAATCTACCATTGCCTTCGCACAGTAGAAGTAAGCCAATAAATATACCTGAATATTGTATACTCGGGGCCATGCCAGGCTATTTATTTACATGCTTGCCCTTTGTCCTCAACAACCCTTGTGAAGCAGTTGGCATTAAACCCCATTTTGCCTTAGACTAAACTGATTCTCTAAATAGGGTGAAGTAGTTTGATTAAGTTGAATATATTGTGCTTTTATCCACTACCCCATGTAATTAATCGAACTTAAAAGTTggttaggccaggcgtggtggctcaggcctgtaatcccagcactttgggaggccaaggtgggaagatcgcctgaggtcgggagttcgagatcagcctgactaacatggagaaaccctgtctctgctaaaaatacaaaagtagccgggggtggtggcacatgcctataatcccagctactcgggaggctgaggcaggaaaatcacctgaaccctggaggcagaggttgcggtgagctgagatcacaccattgcactccagcctgggcaacaagagtgaaactcagtctcaaaaaaaaaaaaaaaaaaaagtctggataTTTTTAGTAAACCAGGCTTTCTCATACTGTGAATTTGCTCACAACCTCTTTTCCAGAGAACTGTAGGAAGTCATCTCAGTACCAGGAGGACAAAGCTGTGGCCCGTGGGTCACTTTGACCCACAAATGTGATGTGCTTAGCCAAGCACTCATAAGTGCTTAAACTATAAAACAGGTTTTAGTGCCTTTGGCATCATATGCTTCCCAGTTTGCCAGTGATCCTCTTTCTTATTGTCTTATACCAAGCCCCGTCTAGCACATGACTTGCTATGCATCAAGCCTCAGTGCAGGCTTCACTTCCCATCTCTGGAGTAGTTGAGTGGAACTCTACCTATCCGAGTGGGGACTGGATCATGCCTTTTCCTCCACCATCCCTCGATGATTTTCTGAGCAAATACTGTTGTTTAAGGATtgcttttcttttggctttttccAAGTTAGGCCCTCTCCCTACTTCACGATGCCAAGTGCCAAAGGGAACCATGCCACACAGACGTGCTCCATGTGTTTGCAGCCGAGCATCTCCAGCGGTGGAGCTATTAGTACTTCTTCCATTTTCACAGTGGCCCAAGAGTCAGTATAAGCTGGGTCTAACTTTACACAGGATTTTACAGCTTGACCAACAGTGTAGCAAAGTACGGGCTTTAGAATTCAGCAGCCTGTCTTCAAATCTTTCTGCTGCATAATCgttgtgtgatcttaggcaactTATTtacctgtgcctcagttttgcCATCTGCAAAATGACAATGGCCCCACTTCATAGGATTATATAAATGTTATGAGGATTACATagatgtaaagtacttagaatagcAACTGGCACATAAtgagtatttaataaatactagcttttattcttttccccAGAGCATATGGTGTCTGATGTTCTGAAGTGTTTGTTAATgtggaggaagaaaaacaaaccttATCTAGTCATTTGTGAGACATCAGCTGTGATGTCTCTGATTAAACTTAAacgtccacttttttttttttttttttagacgggagtctcgctcgctctgtcacccagactggagtgcagaggcgtgatctcagcccactgcaagctccacctcccgggttcaagcaattctcctgcctcagcctcgtgagtagcagggactacaggtgcccgccaccacgcctggctaatttttgtatttttagtagagaccgaatttcaccatgttggccaggatggtctcaatctcccgaccttgtgatccaccagcctcggcctcccaaagtgctgggatcacaggcgtgaaccactgcgcccagccaaacatCAACTTTTAACAGTCCATAGAGACCTTCAATAGTTAATTCTATGTCTTCCCAAAGGGCTCTATTATTTTGTCACTTAACAGTTGACTTTATACAGTGGAAGCAGTCATAGATTACTCATTTAAAGATGGAGTTTTCGAGTCCCCAGATGAGGTTTCTTGTTTGTGGACCTAGCCTATTAATCAGTAATGAACTTTGCACTGGAATTCAAAGGAGCCATGCTAACCCGAGCAGAAGGCACTTTCCAGCCTTGGAAGGCTGCATATGAGGGTGGGCATGAGAAGTTCCCATTTGCTGCTTGGATTGCAGAATCCAGACACCTCTCGTTTATTACTGAATTAGTGTGAGGATGCTAAGGATGTTGAGAAGGCACTGTTAGACTTTAAATTTGAAGTAAACGAGGAAAAGACTGTTCTGACTCCCATCATCTTAGAAGAAACGAACTTGGGAGTAACTCCAGAGGAAAGGGTCTGGATTTGATTCCCTTGAATGGTTCTAGTACTCAGCGCACTGGGGCTTTCTTAAAGCCTCTTGGTGCCATTCTTCACTTGGGAATCTCCCACCTGGACCTCAGCCAAATCTTAAGTTGGTGTTGGCCTTTTAGGATCCTGGCTTTGATGTCAGGTTGTGGCTTTCTGCTGTGAATGATGATGATAACTGTCTTGGAAACACTCCCATTCTGGCTCAAGAGATAAGGAATAGGGCAACCTGCCAACCCATGGGAGAGCTGAGGGCCCAGCACACTGCTAGAAGCCACTCTGCCATTCCGAGGGCCTGTGATcagtgagaggctgaggtagactTTCTGTTGCCAAGGACCTGTTCAGATCATGTTCCACGGTTGCTACTTCCCTAACAACTGAATGCATCTTGGGGCACAGGATTTAGACTTTCTCTAAATGAGGATTACTTACGCTCTGGGTGTTCTGGCTACTGTAGAGCCCCTAAGGAAGTCTATTATTTCTGGTTGAATTGCTTAGGGACACAAGGCTTTGGCAGAAAGGTAGGGAAGTGTATCTGttgcctcattttgcagatgaaaaccCATAAAATGTAGAAGGCAGGAAAGAGCCTTAATCTTGTCCAAATTGCTCATTTTTAGAGGATCTGTGACTTCCCCAAGGTTACTTTGAAAATCAGTAGCAAAGTCAGGACTGGAATTCAGGTCTCCTTATTTCCAGGCTCAAACTTTCCACCTGATCTGCGGCCTCTCCATGGCAGATGCGCTGGGAAGGGCTGCACTATTAGAGAAGCAGTGACCACAGATGACTCAAATAAGACATTGAGAGCCTATGACAGAATTTTCACTTTCGTGAAAACGCCCTTACATAAGAAGGATATGGTGATGTTAGAAACCCAGTGTTTTCATTGTCcttcacatatgtatatatatatatgatagattATCTCAGAATTTGCAAGTGGGATACAGGAGGCAAAACCCACTGATTTATCTTACCAGGCCAGCAGAGTTAAAAGTGACATAGGATTAATTAACAAAGCCCAGGAGGAAATCAACAGCAAATGTTGACGAGGAAATCATcttgacaaaattttaaaatgaaagcacccgtggccgggcgtggtggctcatgcctgtaatcccagcactttggaaggctgaggcaggtggatcacgaggtcaggagattgagaccatcctggccaacatggtgaaaccccatttctactaaaaatacaaaaattagctgggcatggtggtgcatgcctataatcccagctactcaggaggctgaggcaggagaattgcttgaacccgggaggcagaggtggcagtgagctgagatcgcaccactgcactccagcctggtgacatagcgagactctgtctcaaaaaaaaaaaaaaaaaaaaagcacccaaaATGAATGTTGAGATAAAGTTGTTTTTGTAAACTGCAATTTTCCAAAGTATGTGTTTGGTGTCCTGTGAGTAGTGCTGCTTTGATCCAGCAGCAGGCAACATTCCAACATGTGGGGAAGCCATGGAGGCCTGTCCTCCTGCGGCCTGTCTCTACCCCCTCACCCTGTCCTGTCCAGGAGCCTAGAAACAGGTTGGTCTCCCAGCATCCAGGCTTTGGAGAAGAGAGAGCTTGCAAAGGGATTACTCTCTATGGAGGACATTCTGCTGTTTCATTCCAACAACAatatgagagatttttttttcatagcattcCTACTCTGACAATACCCATTGGAAAAGATAATCTTGgatgagggtttttttgtttttgctaataaTATATTTTGCCTAAAACCCATTACTTCATTCGATATCACCCATGGGAGGCTGGTCaactggatcttttttttttttttttttttttgagacggagtctccctctgtcgccaggctggagtacagtgacgcgatctcggctcactgcaacctccgcctaccgggttcaagcgattctcctgcctcagcctcccgagtagctgggactacaggcatgcgccaccacgcccagctaattttttaaattttcagtagagacgaggtttcaccatatcggccaggatagtctcgatctcctgaccttgtgatccacccgccttgacctcccaaagtgctgggattacaggcaggagccatcgCGCCCGACCAACTGGATCTTTATATATTAACCCAGACCCCTGGCAGATACTCATGTTTGTTAAATACAGCAATCCTAGAAGACTGGAAAGTTTAACTGGTTCTTCTTTTGTAGAAATTGCATTCATGCATTTGGGGAGTAAGGTTTTCACAGATGAATATTTTTACCGTGTGCATGATTTTCCCTACGGAGAAATGGTTAGGTTGAAGTGTGCTGACATCAGAAAGTGAAGGGTAAAACCTGGTGTTGGTCATTGAACCTGAGTTCTCACTTTAACAATCCTAGAGGTTGCAAATTCAGATGCTTTTAGGGGCCAGAAAGGTAATAGAAGTGTTTAAAGTAGCCTCGACTTAGCTCCAGCTGATTGTTGCCTCATGGGAATGAGGCTCAATGttgccagtttttttgtttttttttttaattacaggcCAGGAACCAGATTCACCTGTAAAATCTCTCAATTTGTGAATGCTGGTAACTtattcaaaaagtttaaaacattgtGTGGtctaaataaaacatacataggCCGTGTGGCTTCTGATCAAGACTTTCTGCCCGGCCTAAGGATTCATGCAAcacatattttattgaaatacatgATGCACGATCCCTTAAGGGCATAAATTTTATCACTTAAATATCTCTTTTCTCTTAACTGAAGAATCTAACACATACACAACAGGTCAAGAATAACAGTTCTAAGAAAAATGCTGTCAGTAAGCAAATGTACCTTGGAGTGAAGTACAGAAGatttttatgtttcataaatTATTCCCAGTGGTTTCAGTTTGGCATACAGCAAAGATACAGACTGGATTCTGAGaacctcctcctgcccccaaacTTCCTGGCTTTGGCTTAGAAAGGGCCACACAGCTCTTCCATCAAGCCCTGGCATTTCCTACTGGTAGAGATTGATTTTTCTACAGAAGAGCTCAGATTTTATCTCACTAAAAAGACGTGCTTGACTTTTAAATTGGAAATTTACAAAAGGAGTGAAATGAAGTGTGAGTAGTAAGGTAGTGGGTGTCTGTGTGCATCCTGGTGCCCAACCCCAGAAGCATTGAAGCCTGAGGCTTAGCCTCTCCCAGGCATTCCTCAGGTCCTCTGAAGGGCCTTCTGTCACACAAGCTGAGAACTTGCTGAATTTGAAAAGCAATTTGCCCTTTGGCATCATCATATAAAGAGATTTACCTCCAGATGATAATAGGTGAAGACAAAGACTTACAGGTGGTTCATTGTTGTTGGTTTTTAAAGCCAACTGTGATCCCATCAATGTATTTCTAAGGAAAATGTAAACTGTTCATACATTCTCTTAAACATCACAGTGAAAAGCAAGTACCCGTATGTGTGATAGGGCAGGCAGAGAGCTCCACCTGCTCTGCCCTTGGCAAAGGCCCTTGGCCACACTGGTGAAAATGCCAGCTCGGCTTCTACACGGATACACCATGTTGTGCCATCCAACTGGAGCGCCGGTGGACCCCGAAcgcagggcaggaggaggggatattttgaaatgttttcaggAGCCCTGTCCAGCTGTCTCTGTTTGTCTTCCAGCCTGGAACTGCTCCACAAAGCTACAAGGACACTGATGAGACCATGGATCTGCTGCTGTTCTCTAGGGAAGACTTGGCTTGGAGTGTGGCTGCCTGGATTCGAAAGTGTGTCCTTGACTCCATGGAGTAGTTCTTGTAGTTTTGCCTGGAATTGAGCAGAGAATCAGACACATGAGGCTGCTTGCTCCCAAAGATGCTTTTCCTCCTGTTTGAGCTGTGTGAGCCCCGCGAGCCAAGGAAGGATTGTAGAGAAATTAATGTGTCCAGAGAGAGTTGAGCCCTGCCCAATGGGAGAGTTAACCAGAAGGGTTTGTGGCCCCTCATCCCTGGTATCATGCCCACTGGAACCACTCCTGGTCCTCCTGGGTTCCTAAGCTTGAAGGGGTGGTTTTAGGGAATAGACCCCTACCCTGGAAGGCAGGAGGCATGGGTCCTCACACAGCCGTGCAGCTGGCTTCTGATGTGACCTTGGGAACTTACTTCCTGCCTCTGGGAGTCTAACTGCCCATTTATACATGAAGAAAGAAGTCTTCCTATGACAGGTGAGAGCTGGATTCCGAGGGACACAGGTCCACCCTCTAGACTGCCAGACTGGCCTTGCTAGCAACTCCACTCACTGCTGTCTGGGCAACTCTGTCCCCAGCCAGCTCCTGAGCTGAGTTCAGAGGGAGCAAAGGACAGACTGCGGTTACCCAAGCCTTACTTGGCAGATTCCAAGAGTTTGATGGCCTCTTCGTTTCTGCCTTGCTCCATAAGCAGCAGGGCCAGCTCCAGCAGGGCATTTGGGATCAAGTAGTGGTCATATTTAATCTTCTTCTCACTGCAGAACAGAGGACATGGCTCAGGTTCCTCCTACTGAGCCTTTCCCAAACTGCACGTGAGGATTTCCTAACCCGAACTCCAGTTTCGGGAGGTTCCCACTACCCAGCCCTAGAAAGGCTGGAATCCATAGCAAAGCCTTCCCATCCTGTACCTTGGGCTCCAGCTCCCTGGCAACCCATGGCTCCtgtcatgtcctttgtccaccgCCACCTAAGTCCCGACCTCCCTTTCTCCAGGTTGAATGGTTTATTAAACTGTAAAGTCTTCTGTCTCTGATCTACCCTCTCTGACCCGACCTTCATGCTGCCCTGGAGATATCCTTTTAAACCCCGTCTTCCTTGCCCAGTACCCTTTCTGGCTGTCGTCTTTGGGATACAATTTAGCCTTGTGAACAAAACATCCAGGCCCTTCTCATTCTATCCCTCCTTATTTCATCTtcaatcttttctctctctgacttCACTCAGGCAGGTAAAGACCCCACCACTGTCACCCCAGCCTCAGGTgtctttcctgtgtccatgcacTGGTGCATGCTGTACCTACTCCACTTCAAACCTGTCCTCCCTTGCTTTCTCTACCTGATGAACTTCCCACTTTCAACATCAGCCTTGGAAAGCCTTTCCATTGAGTTTAGGTCCCTCCTTGGGGCACCTGCTGTCCTCTCTGCTTTCCTTTAGCATGGCCCTGACAAGCCTTGGTTGGGTTGCCTACAGCTTGCCATCTGTCACATTGCCCTCACCGAGGGCAAGGATAGAGTCACTGAATTACAAACTCCAGGAGACACTGTTCACTCAAAACAATGTGGACGGACTCTT includes:
- the TTC39A gene encoding tetratricopeptide repeat protein 39A isoform X6; amino-acid sequence: MMYIWNGYAVIGKQPKLTDGILEIITKAEEMLEKGPENEYSVDDECLVKLLKGLCLKYLGRVQEAEENFRSISANEKKIKYDHYLIPNALLELALLLMEQGRNEEAIKLLESAKQNYKNYSMESRTHFRIQAATLQAKSSLENSSRSMVSSVSL